From Nicotiana tabacum cultivar K326 chromosome 22, ASM71507v2, whole genome shotgun sequence, one genomic window encodes:
- the LOC107785633 gene encoding uncharacterized protein LOC107785633 has product MFPASNSTGNPPPHPSLSFHSSSPFLGLNGNQILLHHHQNQFSSHHFAKNNMTLSANNIINSPNYHQNHSDNSLRSFPINKKPKKRERSSKILTSQGPRDRRVRLSIAIARKFFDLQEMLGFDKPSKTLDWLFSNSKLAIEELTNWSTHQDHDPKIAGATKSSCDETAKHCASDWEDLAITTNEGLERKPKRLAKEKKEVKDEATDLALVVRESRVKARARARERTIKKMWSRIETSQRSTSRLIKSSFFLKKDIREMEEQFCKNKLQASQEIANKEIIQGSGVTKIKTKPSLILGFHPNFYAPIESSTTHYGSSSFNTENWDKGTTSELQGRWKQLDSCHSNQI; this is encoded by the exons ATGTTCCCTGCCAGTAACAGTACTGGAAACCCTCCTCCTCACCCCTCATTATCCTTTCACAGCTCCTCTCCCTTTCTTGGCCTCAATGGCAACCAAATTCTCCTTCATCATCACCAAAATCAGTTCTCTTCTCATCACTTTGCTAAGAATAACATGACACTCTCAGCAAACAATATTATCAACTCTCCAAATTACCATCAAAATCATAGTGATAATTCCTTAAGGTCATTTCCCATCAACAAGAAACCCAAGAAAAGGGAGAGGTCTAGTAAAATTTTAACATCTCAAGGTCCAAGAGATCGAAGAGTGAGATTGTCCATTGCCATTGCTCGAAAGTTCTTTGATCTTCAAGAAATGCTAGGTTTTGACAAACCAAGCAAAACCCTTGATTGGCTTTTCAGTAACTCCAAACTAGCCATTGAGGAACTCACTAATTGGTCAACTCATCAGGATCATGACCCGAAGATTGCAG gAGCAACGAAGTCGAGCTGCGATGAGACTGCCAAACATTGTGCTTCAGATTGGGAAGACCTGGCCATAACAACAAATGAGGGTTTAGAAAGAAAGCCCAAAAGattagcaaaagaaaagaaagaagtaaaaGATGAGGCAACAGATCTTGCCCTAGTGGTAAGAGAGTCAAGGGTCAAAGCAAGAGCAAGAGCTAGGGAAAGAACAATCAAGAAAATGTGGAGTAGAATTGAAACTAGCCAGAGGTCAACTTCTCGGTTGATCAAATCTAGTTTCTTTTTGAAGAAGGATATAAGGGAAATGGAAGAACAATTTTGTAAGAACAAATTACAAGCAAGTCAAGAAATAGCaaataaggaaataattcaaGGATCTGGAGTTACTAAAATTAAGACCAAGCCTTCTTTAATCTTGGGTTTTCACCCAAATTTCTATGCTCCTATAGAGTCATCAACTACCCACTATGGTAGCTCTTCTTTCAACACTGAGAATTGGGACAAAGGCACAACTTCAG AACTTCAAGGTCGCTGGAAACAATTGGACTCATGTCACAGCAACCAAATCTAA